The following is a genomic window from Rhodoferax sp. PAMC 29310.
AACCGAATTTTTCGGTCCAGCTCAATGGCATCTTTCTTCACCTGACGCTCAGCATCCATCTTCTGCCCTGCGGCCAACCACTCTGCAAACTCCTCTGGCGTTTCCAGCGTGATGCGTCCCATTAGAGCGGCGCGGAAATCGTAGATGGCAATTTCTGCCGCTTTCTGAAGATTTATCTTCTTGCCGCCCTGCAACGCGCCCCGCTTTCGGCCAATAGCCTCCAGCAAAACCTCATCGGTCATTTGGGCCACGCCCTCGAGCTTGAAACGGCCCTCGACATTGGCCGGGTAGTGGGCAATCAAGTAATTCAAAAGCTCGAGCGCCACCTCTTCTTCATTGAAGGCATTACGCCCAATGGCGCCGCTGGCCGCCAGGTTGTAGCCACTTTTGGCAACAATGATGCGCGGCCAAAGTACGCCCGGCGTGTCATAGAGGTAGAAGTCGTCGGCCATCGAAATCCGCTGCTCCAACTTGGTAATACCGGCTTCATCGCCTGTCTTGGCCGCCCGCTTGCCCGCCAAAGTATTGATCAATGTGGATTTACCCACGTTGGGAATCCCGCAAATCAGCACCCGCATGGGTTTGACCATGCCACCCCGGTTTGGCGCCAGCGCGAAACACGCAGTTGCCAACGCTTTGGCAGGCGCCGTCATGCTCGCATCCAGGCCAATGGCCTTGGTATCGGGCAGTTGGTTGTAGTGGGCCAGCCACTGATCTGTGCGCACCGGGTCGGCCAAATCTTGCTTGTTCAGCACCTTGAGCGCGGGTTTGCCCGCCGTCAACTCCGCCAGCATCGGGTTCGCACTTGAACCCGGCAAGCGCGCATCCAGAAGTTCGATCACGACATCAATATTCTTGATGCGATCGCCGATGGCCTTTTTGGTCAAATGCATATGACCAGGGAACCATTGAATAGCCATTATTTGTCCTTATCGTGGCAAGCAATGGTGCGCCACCGCACCAATAATGCCGATGGCGCATTGTCCCCTGCTTGAGAGGCGGTCAGCGCATCCAGTCAAAACAACACGTTGACCGGGATAAAAGCGCGGCCAGCCTAGCGAGACTTCGCCTCTATGGCTGCTTTTAGCCGGGGCAGCATAGCCTGCATGGCCGCTCGGCCAGCCAAAATGGAGCGGCGCCGGGTACTAAAGTCGGAACTGCCCACGCCCACCAACGACGGACGCACGACAACATCAGCATCCTTCAATTCAAAGTCATTGATGCTTTTTCCCATGATGGCAAAGGTTTGCATCAAAATCTGCAAGGTATCGGTCGCGGGATTCCCCTCTGGCGAGCTGGAAATGTCCACGGCGATGACCAACTCCGCCCCCATTTGTTGTGCGTACCTCACTGGCACGGGAGACACCAGTCCGCCATCGACATATTCACGCCCTGAAATCTTGACCGGCTGGAACAACGCGGGCACGGCACTGGACGCTCGAACAGCCGTGGCTGTGTCGCCCCGGCGAAACAACACGCCAACACCGCTATTTAAATCGGTGGCGACAATGCCCAATGGCAGAGACATCGCTTCAATGGGTCGCCCATCCACTTGGGCGCTGACATAGCGAGCCAGCGCTGCGCCGCGCAACATGCCCCGGCTGAAAATAGGAAGCGTCCAATCCGCAAAGGTGGCCTCTTCCATGGTTTCTGCGATCTGCTGAAGTTCAGCGCCCTTTTTACCATCCGCATACAAAGCAGCCACCAGGCTCCCCGCAGAGGTGCCAACAACCAGCGACGGTTGAATGCCCGCCTCTTCCAGCACTTGAATCACGCCTACATGGGCAAACCCACGCGCGGCACCGCCGCCCAGTGCGAGTCCAATTCGAGGCGCTTTTTTAACGACGATCAGGGGCGCAGCAGCAGGGGCCGCTGGCGCAGTCGGGGCGGGAACCGTTGCGCAGCCCCAAAGTGATGCCACACACAGACCTACCAATACGGGTCGCCAAAATGCTCTTTGAAATTTCATTTAATGATAATGATTCGCGTTTGTGTTAGCATAATATTTTATCTTAAAGCACCTTCAAGCCATGATGATCAAACACATTCCTGCGGCATGCGCTATTTTGTTCAGCTGCGTGAGCGGCTTCGCTCAAGAGCAGACTCTGAACATTTACTCGGCCCGTCACTACCCCACAGACGAAGCCCTGTACACCAATTTCACCAATGCCACTGGCGTCAAAATCAACCGCGTCGATGCTGATGACGCAGGTATCTTGGCCCGTTTGAAAGCGGAAGGCACTTCCTCACCCGCTGATGTGATCTTGCTGGTTGACGCGTCCCGCTTGTGGCGCGGCGAGATCGAGGGACTGTTCCAGCCCATCAAATCCAAAGTTCTGGACGCCGCCATTCCCGCCCAATACCGCGGTAAGGTGAGCAGCGATGGCGGCACACCCTGGTTTGGCTTTTCCACCCGCGCTCGTGTCGTGGTTTACAACAAGGTCAAGGTCCAAAAGGAAGATGTGGACACCTACGAAGAGTTGGGCGACCCCAAGAACAAAGGCAAACTTTGCATCCGGTCTGGCTCCCACCCTTACAACCTGTCCTTGTTTGGTTCCGTCATTGAGCACATGGGCGAGCAAAACGCCGAAAACTGGCTCAAAGGCATGGTCGACAACATGGCGCGCAGCCCCAAAGGCGGCGACACGGACCAGATCAAAGGCGTGGCCTCTGGTGAGTGCGGCATTGCAGTCACGAACTCCTACTACCTTGCTCGCTTGATGCGCTCGGACAAGCCAGAAGACAAAGCGGTCGTGGATCGCATTGGCGTGGTTTTCCCCAACCAATCCAGTGGGGGAACCCACGTGAACATTGCGGGTGGAGCCGTCGCCAAAAATGCAAAGAACCCAGCCAATGCAGTGAAGTTCCTTGAGTACTTGGCCAGCGCACCGGCGCAAGACCATTTTGCCAATGGCAACAACGAGTGGCCGGTAGCCAATGGCGTGAAAATTAACAACGCTGCACTGCAAGCCATGACAGGTGGATCTTTCAAGAGCGAAACAATCCCAATCAGCGTGGTTGGGATGAACCAAGTCAAGGTTCAGCAAATGCTTGATCGCGTGGGCTTCAAGTAAGGCGCTTCTTTGCAACGGTTATCCTTGGTCGCTTTTTCCGATCGGGAAAAGCGACCAAATAAGGATAACGATGAAACTATTAAGCATTGCCGCGACGCTTGTCATTGCACTAAGCGCCGGTGTTGTGATTGGCGGCCAAGTGGGCATCCTCAGTGGAAAAACCCCTGAAAACCTCGGCGTCAACGCGGGAAAACTCCACCCCCCCTCACTCAATCCCAACAGCGTCAGCAGTCAGGCTGCGCTATATCCAGAGCATCCGCAAAGAGAATACGCATCCATTTCGCCTTTGACCTACTCAGGCGATGGAACTGCTGCAATGAGCAAATTGGCCCTGATACTGAAGAGCCAAAAGGGAACCAAGCTCATCACCTCTCAACCCGATTACCTGTATGCGCAGAGCACCACGGCGGTGCTCAAATTCACAGACGATGTGGAGTTTTGGCTCGACGGCCAGAATTCGGTGATTCAGGTACGCTCTGCGAGCCGATTGGGCCGCAAAGACTTTGGCGTGAACCGAGCCCGGATTGAAGCTATCCGGGCTCAATTCTCCTCTTAGCCTGCGGTCGCCTCGCGGGCTTCGGGCTTGGACTTGCCCTCTTTCTTGGGCAGCGGCTGAATGTCCAGCAAGACTTCTGTCTTGCTTTCATCCTTATCATCCAAGTCAACCGTCAAGCGCCCGCCATCCGTCAAGCGGCCAAACAGCAACTCATCTGCCAAAGCACGGCGAATCAAATCCTGAATCAGCCGTTGCATAGGCCGTGCACCCATCAGGGGGTCAAAACCTTTCTTGGCCAAATGTTTGCGCAACTTGTCAGTGAAGGTGACCTCCACCTTTTTGTCAGCCAATTGCGCCTCCAGTTGCAGCAAGAACTTGTCAACCACCCGCAGAATGACAGTTTCATCCAGTGCCTTGAAGCTCACCACCGCGTCCAAGCGATTGCGGAACTCAGGCGTAAACAGACGCTTGATGTCCGCCATCTCATCACCCGACTCCCGTGGGTTCGTGAAGCCAATGGTGGCTTTGTTCATCGTCTCGGCACCCGCATTGGTGGTCATGACGATGATCACATTGCGGAAATCTGCCTTGCGCCCGTTGTTGTCCGTCAGGGTGCCGTGGTCCATGACCTGTAGCAGCACGTTGAAGATCGCAGGGTGCGCTTTCTCGATCTCGTCGAGCAACAACACACAGTGCGGCTTCTTGGTAACGGCCTCAGTCAGCAAACCACCTTGGTCAAAGCCTACATAGCCAGGAGGCGCGCCAATCAGGCGGCTCACAGCATGCTGCTCCATGTACTCACTCATGTCAAAGCGAATGAGGTCAATGCCCATGATGTAGGCCAGCTGCTTCGCGGCTTCGGTTTTACCGACACCGGTGGGACCGCTGAACAGGAAAGAACCAATCGGTTTGTCGCCTTTACCCAGACCCGAGCGGGCCATCTTCACGGCGGAGCTCAGCATGTCCAGGGCTTTATCCTGACCGAAGACGACGTTGCGCAGATCGCGCTCAAGCGTTTTCAGCTTGCCACGGTCATCGTTGGAGACGTTGGCTGGCGGAATGCGCGCAATTTTGGCGACGATTTCCTCAACCTCAGACTTGCCAATGACTTTCTTGCGTTTTGACGGCGCCAAAATTCGTTGCGCAGCGCCGGCCTCATCGATCACGTCAATCGCTTTGTCTGGCAAATGGCGGTCATTAATGTATTTGGCACTCAACTCCGCAGCAGCCTGCAGGGCAGCCACGGCGTACTTGACGTTGTGGTGCTCTTCAAAGCGGGACTTCAACCCTTTCAGAATATCAACCGTCTGGTCAATGGTGGGCTCTACCACATCGATTTTTTGGAACCGACGGGACAAAGCCGCATCCTTTTCGAAAATACCGCGGTACTCGGTGAAGGTGGTCGCGCCAATGCACTTGAGCTGGCCCGAACTCAAACCGGGCTTCAACAAGTTAGAGGCGTCCAGGGTGCCGCCTGACGCGGCGCCAGCACCAATCAGCGTATGAATCTCGTCAATGAACAGCACCGCATGGGGCTTTTCTTTGAGCGATTTCAAAACGCCTTTTAAACGCTGCTCGAAATCACCTCGGTACTTGGTTCCAGCCAGCAAAGCACCCATGTCCAGCGAGTAAACAATGGCTTCGGCCAAAATTTCAGGCACGTCCTTTTGCGTGATGCGCCAAGCCAAACCTTCCGCAATAGCGGTCTTTCCAACGCCAGCTTCACCGACCAGAAGCGGGTTGTTTTTGCGGCGGCGGCAAAGAATCTGAATGACGCGCTCAACTTCGTATTCGCGACCAATC
Proteins encoded in this region:
- the ylqF gene encoding ribosome biogenesis GTPase YlqF — translated: MAIQWFPGHMHLTKKAIGDRIKNIDVVIELLDARLPGSSANPMLAELTAGKPALKVLNKQDLADPVRTDQWLAHYNQLPDTKAIGLDASMTAPAKALATACFALAPNRGGMVKPMRVLICGIPNVGKSTLINTLAGKRAAKTGDEAGITKLEQRISMADDFYLYDTPGVLWPRIIVAKSGYNLAASGAIGRNAFNEEEVALELLNYLIAHYPANVEGRFKLEGVAQMTDEVLLEAIGRKRGALQGGKKINLQKAAEIAIYDFRAALMGRITLETPEEFAEWLAAGQKMDAERQVKKDAIELDRKIRFKKVPRPDSRSAS
- a CDS encoding patatin-like phospholipase family protein, with the protein product MKFQRAFWRPVLVGLCVASLWGCATVPAPTAPAAPAAAPLIVVKKAPRIGLALGGGAARGFAHVGVIQVLEEAGIQPSLVVGTSAGSLVAALYADGKKGAELQQIAETMEEATFADWTLPIFSRGMLRGAALARYVSAQVDGRPIEAMSLPLGIVATDLNSGVGVLFRRGDTATAVRASSAVPALFQPVKISGREYVDGGLVSPVPVRYAQQMGAELVIAVDISSSPEGNPATDTLQILMQTFAIMGKSINDFELKDADVVVRPSLVGVGSSDFSTRRRSILAGRAAMQAMLPRLKAAIEAKSR
- a CDS encoding extracellular solute-binding protein, with translation MIKHIPAACAILFSCVSGFAQEQTLNIYSARHYPTDEALYTNFTNATGVKINRVDADDAGILARLKAEGTSSPADVILLVDASRLWRGEIEGLFQPIKSKVLDAAIPAQYRGKVSSDGGTPWFGFSTRARVVVYNKVKVQKEDVDTYEELGDPKNKGKLCIRSGSHPYNLSLFGSVIEHMGEQNAENWLKGMVDNMARSPKGGDTDQIKGVASGECGIAVTNSYYLARLMRSDKPEDKAVVDRIGVVFPNQSSGGTHVNIAGGAVAKNAKNPANAVKFLEYLASAPAQDHFANGNNEWPVANGVKINNAALQAMTGGSFKSETIPISVVGMNQVKVQQMLDRVGFK
- a CDS encoding DUF1499 domain-containing protein, which encodes MKLLSIAATLVIALSAGVVIGGQVGILSGKTPENLGVNAGKLHPPSLNPNSVSSQAALYPEHPQREYASISPLTYSGDGTAAMSKLALILKSQKGTKLITSQPDYLYAQSTTAVLKFTDDVEFWLDGQNSVIQVRSASRLGRKDFGVNRARIEAIRAQFSS
- the clpA gene encoding ATP-dependent Clp protease ATP-binding subunit ClpA; this encodes MIAQELEVSLHMAFVEARQQRHEFITVEHLLLALLDNPSAAEVLRACSANIDDLRKSLTNFIKDNTPQVAGSDDVDTQPTLGFQRVIQRAIMHVQSTGSGKKEVTGANVLVAIFGEKDSHAVYYLHQQGVTRLDVVNFIAHGIKKSDPPEPSKAGESQVEGEEGGSEKNEKSSPLEQYTVNLNQLAKDGKIDPLIGREYEVERVIQILCRRRKNNPLLVGEAGVGKTAIAEGLAWRITQKDVPEILAEAIVYSLDMGALLAGTKYRGDFEQRLKGVLKSLKEKPHAVLFIDEIHTLIGAGAASGGTLDASNLLKPGLSSGQLKCIGATTFTEYRGIFEKDAALSRRFQKIDVVEPTIDQTVDILKGLKSRFEEHHNVKYAVAALQAAAELSAKYINDRHLPDKAIDVIDEAGAAQRILAPSKRKKVIGKSEVEEIVAKIARIPPANVSNDDRGKLKTLERDLRNVVFGQDKALDMLSSAVKMARSGLGKGDKPIGSFLFSGPTGVGKTEAAKQLAYIMGIDLIRFDMSEYMEQHAVSRLIGAPPGYVGFDQGGLLTEAVTKKPHCVLLLDEIEKAHPAIFNVLLQVMDHGTLTDNNGRKADFRNVIIVMTTNAGAETMNKATIGFTNPRESGDEMADIKRLFTPEFRNRLDAVVSFKALDETVILRVVDKFLLQLEAQLADKKVEVTFTDKLRKHLAKKGFDPLMGARPMQRLIQDLIRRALADELLFGRLTDGGRLTVDLDDKDESKTEVLLDIQPLPKKEGKSKPEAREATAG